From Phaeodactylum tricornutum CCAP 1055/1 chromosome 11, complete sequence, one genomic window encodes:
- a CDS encoding predicted protein, with amino-acid sequence AEEGSKKAGVLFIVNELFAIYFRLNTLRLCKNLQKPVETRKLHTQGVMGQMVTYNYYVGRLSLFEDQYAEAESKLEFALSNCHKNAFQNKQRILRYLVPVKLFRGRMPSGQLLTKYKLDEFLPLVDGIRKGDLRTFNDALIQFQDRFIRQGTYLLLEKCKVVCYRNLFRRVHLLLEKHQISLVDVASALKYLGMPADLDEVECILANLIYRGYIRGYLSHAKRVLVLSKRDPFPISAVVKQ; translated from the exons GCCGAGGAAGGGTCCAAGAAAGCCGGGGTCCTCTTCATTGTTAATGAGCTTTTCGCGATTTACTTTCGTCTAAATACTCTGCGGCTGTGTAAAAATTTGCAAAAACCGGTCGAAACCCGCAAATTGCATACACAAGGGGTCATGGGGCAAATGGTTACGTACAACTACTATGTCGGTCGACTGAGTTTGTTTGAAGATCAGTATGCCGAAGCGGAGTCCAAGCTGGAATTCGCGCTAAGCAATTGTCACAAGAATGCGTTTCAAAACAAGCAGCGAATTCTTCGATACCTAGTGCCCGTCAAACTATTTCGTGGGCGAATGCCGAGTGGTCAAC TGCTCACCAAATACAAACTTGATGAATTTCTACCACTGGTGGATGGTATCCGTAAAGGCGACTTGCGCACATTCAACGACGCTTTAATTCAGTTTCAGGATCGCTTTATCAG GCAAGGAACCTATCTGCTATTGGAGAAGTGCAAGGTGGTCTGTTACCGGAATTTGTTTCGGCGGGTGCATTTACTTCTGGAAAAACACCAGATATCGCTGGTAGATGTTGCCAGCGCACTGAAGTATCTAGGCATGCCAGCCGATTTGGACGAAGTCGAGTGCATCTTGGCCAATCTCATTTATCGTGGCTACATTCGCGGCTATCTTTCACACGCCAAACGAGTTTTAGTTTTGAGCAAGAGGGACCCGTTTCCCATTTCGGCTGTTGTTAAGCAATAA
- a CDS encoding predicted protein — protein sequence SLTKTLQDYFGYPAFRPGQFPVIEVVLQGRDAAVFWATGSGKSLNYQIPALHTDTVAIVVSPLISLMQDQTHKLNFLSASSASGTQKPVATFLGSSQTDPDEEAKALRGEYNLIYVTPEKLVTSEFLQALEKLHKDYKPIRLIAIDESHCVSEWGHDFRPSFRSVGPSLRTHDVLRQIPLLALTATAVPRVQEDILTSLQMENPLVVRQSFDRTNLEIIVKPKSTGGTGSIPSAFQSLLADTIVYAPTRSQVDNIASYLQTHAPSNVRIEAYHAGMNAEDRTTAHRNFLTGVTTVIVATVAFGMGIGKPDTRRVIHFGPPKTLEEYYQQIGRAGRDGLPATCILYVASSDLDRYQSDFYLGGLHGKAKEATLESMEAMKRFSLDAETCRRKQLLLYFNEEPAFGDRCGTCDVCKSVEKYGDDAQRDFGGEARIVLHAVDALNQQSMSQI from the exons AGCTTGACCAAAACACTGCAAGACTACTTTGGCTACCCCGCTTTTCGCCCGGGACAGTTCCCAGTTATAGAGGTGGTCTTACAAGGCCGTGATGCGGCAGTATTCTGGGCTACCGGCTCGGGTAAGAGTCTCAACTACCAAATCCCAGCCCTCCATACGGACACGGTGGCAATCGTAGTCAGTCCCCTCATTTCCCTCATGCAAGATCAAACACACAAACTCAATTTTTTGTCGGCGTCCTCCGCTAGTGGCACGCAGAAACCCGTGGCGACATTCTTAGGGTCATCCCAAACCGATCCCgacgaggaagccaaggcacTCCGCGGTGAATACAATTTGATCTACGTCACGCCCGAAAAGCTAGTCACCAGCGAATTTCTGCAGGCTCTAGAGAAATTGCACAAAGATTACAAGCCGATTCGACTCATTGCGATTGACGAATCTCACTGCGTATCGGAATGGGGGCACGACTTTCGTCCCAGCTTTCGCTCGGTGGGCCCGTCGCTCCGCACACACGACGTCCTACGTCAGATCCCCCTACTGGCCCTGACGGCCACCGCGGTACCCCGGGTGCAGGAGGATATCCTTACTTCTTTACAAATGGAAAATCCCTTGGTAGTGCGGCAGTCTTTTGATCGGACCAATTTAGAAATTATTGTCAAACCAAAATCGACGGGCGGGACTGGCAGTATCCCTAGCGCATTCCAATCGCTCTTGGCAGA CACAATTGTATACGCGCCCACTCGTTCCCAAGTTGACAATATTGCGTCCTACTTGCAAACGCATGCTCCGTCAAACGTTCGCATTGAGGCTTACCACGCGGGGATGAACGCAGAAGACAGGACGACGGCGCACCGGAACTTTTTGACCGGCGTCACGACCGTAATCGTAGCCACTGTCGCGTTCGGTATGGGCATTGGCAAGCCCGATACGCGACGGGTCATTCATTTTGGACCACCCAAAACGTTAGAGGAGTACTACCAGCAAATCGGGCGTGCGGGACGTGACGGTCTGCCCGCGACCTGCATTTTGTACGTCGCGAGTAGCGATTTGGACAGATACCAGTCAGACTTTTACCTAGGGGGCTTGCATGGGAAAGCGAAGGAGGCCACATTGGAGAGTATGGAGGCCATGAAACGATTTTCTTTGGACGCGGAAACCTGTCGACGCAAACAACTGCTACTCTATTTTAATGAGGAACCTGCATTCGGGGACCGCTGCGGTACTTGTGATGTTTGCAAGAGTGTCGAAAAGTACGGAGATGATGCCCAGCGTGACTTCGGCGGCGAAGCGAGAATTGTTTTGCACGCTGTTGACGCTTTGAATCAACAAAGCATGTCTCAAATT
- a CDS encoding predicted protein, producing the protein MMQSHVTSEEQPGEPHQRYDNEKILLRHFRDIRSSGNVNGALQWFCAPDSWQENVTPGVGREGQGGKWYVDKDCSNLTIMAPAKKDFWRKTYYEPILVKDDGPFLYHELDASQHYTVETTFHLTAARQFDQAGLCVRITPEHWIKTGIEVVDGVPRLSCVVTNIYSDWSTQPWSASPPTMESSVSAEKSDAVFVRAQIRIHCRGSSFVVEAKESSKEWEFLRIGHLNRDMRHTNDPLRNHSAVEKSWNGPSAAEGKLWVGVFACCPVDQQGSSVTFSNFSIAAGSKFDHNADDNH; encoded by the coding sequence ATGATGCAATCTCACGTGACTTCCGAAGAGCAACCAGGCGAACCGCACCAACGGTACGACAATGAGAAGATTTTGTTGCGGCACTTTCGAGATATCCGGAGCTCCGGAAATGTAAACGGGGCGTTGCAATGGTTTTGTGCGCCAGACTCGTGGCAAGAAAACGTGACGCCGGGAGTTGGGCGGGAGGGGCAGGGTGGGAAATGGTACGTCGATAAAGACTGCTCCAACCTTACCATTATGGCACCGGCAAAGAAAGACTTTTGGCGAAAGACGTACTACGAGCCGATTTTGGTGAAGGACGACGGACCTTTTCTGTACCACGAGCTAGACGCTTCGCAGCATTATACGGTTGAGACGACTTTTCACTTGACCGCTGCTAGACAATTTGACCAAGCCGGCCTTTGTGTACGCATAACTCCAGAACATTGGATCAAGACGGGTATCGAAGTCGTTGACGGCGTCCCGCGCTTATCCTGTGTCGTCACCAATATTTACAGCGATTGGAGTACACAACCGTGGTCGGCTTCGCCGCCCACAATGGAGAGTTCAGTGTCTGCTGAGAAGTCGGACGCAGTCTTTGTTAGGGCCCAAATTCGTATTCACTGTCGTGGGTCGAGTTTTGTGGTGGAGGCGAAAGAGTCAAGCAAGGAATGGGAATTTTTACGCATTGGCCATTTAAACCGGGATATGCGTCACACGAACGATCCTTTGCGAAATCACTCCGCGGTCGAAAAGTCCTGGAACGGGCCGTCGGCTGCCGAAGGAAAATTGTGGGTTGGAGTCTTTGCTTGTTGCCCCGTAGACCAGCAAGGAAGCTCGGTGACATTTTCCAACTTTTCGATTGCGGCTGGTTCGAAATTTGACCACAACGCGGATGATAACCACTAA
- a CDS encoding silent information regulator protein Sir2 (NAD-dependant histone deacetylase. Yeast sirtuin proteins are known to regulate epigenetic gene silencing and suppress recombination of rDNA), translating into MSAGYASRLKEYPHKGVCGLPEKQDTPRQLKSKLARLVELMQPTDRPRRIVIVTGAGISTAAGIPDFRGPSGIWTLEKKKTTMDFAAAQPTLTHRAITYLTQQKGVVRFVVTQNVDGLHRRSGLSRDHHAVLHGCVFTERCNHCGREYFRDKDVGGMSFHPTGRLCDVPCVGKENSKGILVDTLLDWEDALPEDDLDRATTECETADLVLCLGTSLRIEPAGSLPTLAKDYVIVNLQVTPKDEEASLIIRAKADIVMTHLLEALGFVDWEKDMAQNPPTIERVWLPPAPAKPVTNVYSCRSRRSTSQ; encoded by the exons ATGTCGGCTGGATACGCGTCACGTTTGAAGGAATACCCGCACAAGGGTGTTTGCGGGCTGCCGGAAAAGCAGGATACACCGCGTCAGCTCAAAAGCAAGCTTGCACGGCTGGTGGAATTGATGCAACCGACGGATCGCCCTCGACGAATCGTGATCGTAACCGGCGCGGGAATCAGTACGGCGGCGGGAATTCCGGATTTTCGAGGACCGTCGGGAATTTGgactttggaaaagaaaaagac TACAATGGATTTCGCCGCGGCGCAACCCACACTCACGCACCGGGCCATTACGTACTTGACCCAACAGAAAGGCGTTGTTCGCTTTGTGGTGACCCAGAACGTGGACGGCTTGCACCGTCGATCGGGTTTGTCGCGAGATCATCACGCAGTTCTACATGGTTGCGTCTTTACGGAACGATGTAATCATTGTGGCCGTGAATACTTTCGAGACAAAGATGTGGGTGGAATGAGTTTTCACCCTACGGGGCGACTCTGCGATGTCCCGTGTGTAGGCAAAGAGAACAGCAAGGGAATTTTGGTGGACACGCTTCTGGATTGGGAAGATGCATTACCGGAAGATGACTTGGATCGGGCGACGACAGAGTGTGAGACTGCTGATTTGGTTCTATGCTTGGGAACATCCCTACGAATTGAGCCGGCCGGCAGTTTGCCAACGCTGGCCAAAGACTATGTCATTGTGAATCTGCAAGTCACGCCCAAAGACGAGGAAGCAAGTTTGATCATACGAGCCAAAGCTGACATTGTTATGACTCACTTACTGGAGGCGTTGGGATTCGTGGACTGGGAGAAAGACATGGCCCAGAACCCTCCCACTATTGAGCGTGTATGGCTGCCACCTGCACCCGCAAAGCCAGTAACCAATGTGTACTCCTGCCGCTCACGGCGGAGCACAAGTCAATGA
- a CDS encoding predicted protein yields the protein KIGILTVSDRAANNEYVTGDLSGPAVAESIHTVFADSLHPEIISAIVPDDTKAIQDQIVAWSDGNMDLILTTGGTGMSARDITPEATRSVVDQECPALMAFVTTECSRLQPLACLSRGTAGLRGNCLIANLPGNPKGAQEVVPILLPLLMHALVDIRSEAQ from the coding sequence AAGATTGGAATCTTGACTGTTAGTGATCGGGCGGCAAATAATGAATATGTCACAGGAGACTTGTCGGGCCCGGCGGTAGCGGAATCTATTCACACTGTCTTTGCCGATTCGCTTCATCCCGAAATAATCTCCGCCATTGTACCCGACGACACGAAAGCCATTCAAGACCAAATTGTTGCGTGGTCCGACGGAAATATGGATTTAATTTTGACGACTGGCGGAACAGGCATGAGTGCAAGGGATATAACGCCCGAAGCGACCCGTTCTGTGGTGGACCAGGAGTGCCCCGCCCTTATGGCCTTTGTTACGACAGAATGTTCGAGATTACAGCCGTTGGCTTGCCTTTCCCGAGGGACCGCAGGCCTTCGTGGTAACTGTTTAATTGCCAATCTCCCAGGTAATCCCAAGGGTGCCCAGGAAGTAGTGCCGATATTATTGCCTTTATTGATGCATGCACTGGTAGATATTCGCAGCGAAGCGCAATGA
- a CDS encoding predicted protein, translating into MTARVGPTTATRKLTDAEADTLQTRLRSFMTPGGPEDEEDVKELVEYLVIMVSNQKTAEDAYQEMLEMDMDFCPPATAQNVRRAITEFLQSLDAATTPVETPVEDHADIDNGRVTKIQSSGRNALTMSGALGASRQGRAKNEAAPAPSRRAPPAKDRATATSTTATGASAKTGSGRKSQPPNNNHNNSSANNNNNNSLSRTPREANGAPRRDDRGRAFDRLTPGRSNDGRRSGGRGGPRGGTPDAPLRRRDDGRGLGRGTGPSPRGGRAVGHASGQRRERDDYIQPEEHDFLPAGRGRGSGRGFEGSRGGGGAGRGFDDGGHKRLRLDHHHPGDGGHSNQSYAYDNHHGYYDQGYYDEPGYQPSYRGRGTPRGRDRFGGRGRFPGRGGPPAESGADASEHGGDETAQAAVGHPSPLVQTAFAGRSYSYRGRGRGRGYNPGRVHVQKILAQNTWVRKKDGDGADADAGKE; encoded by the coding sequence ATGACGGCCAGGGTGGgtccgacgacggcgacgcgCAAACTCACGGACGCGGAAGCGGACACGTTGCAAACGCGTTTGCGCAGTTTCATGACACCGGGAGGtccggaagacgaagaagacgtgaAGGAATTGGTCGAGTACCTCGTCATTATGGTGTCGAACCAAAAGACTGCGGAAGACGCGTATCAGGAAATGTTGGAAATGGATATGGACTTTTGTCCCCCCGCGACGGCCCAAAACGTCCGTCGCGCGATTACGGAATTTCTGCAATCGCTGGATGCCGCAACGACACCAGTAGAGACTCCGGTAGAGGATCATGCCGATATAGACAACGGACGCGTCACCAAGATTCAATCGTCCGGACGCAACGCCCTTACCATGTCGGGAGCGCTGGGCGCGTCACGCCAAGGTCGAGCTAAAAATGAAGCAGCCCCCGCTCCTTCGCGTCGCGCCCCTCCCGCCAAGGATCGTGCTACCGCTACTAGCACTACAGCAACCGGTGCTTCTGCAAAGACTGGTAGCGGTCGTAAAAGTCAACCacccaacaacaatcacaacaacagcagtgcgaacaacaacaacaacaacagcctCAGTCGTACGCCCCGCGAAGCCAACGGCGCTCCCCGTCGGGATGACCGGGGCCGCGCCTTTGATCGATTGACACCGGGACGCTCCAACGATGGCCGCCGAAGTGGCGGACGGGGCGGTCCCCGTGGCGGCACCCCCGACGCTCCTTTGCGTCGCCGTGACGATGGGAGAGGCCTTGGACGGGGAACCGGTCCGAGTCCCCGCGGTGGACGCGCCGTGGGACACGCGTCGGGACAGCGGCGTGAACGCGACGATTACATTCAACCGGAGGAACACGATTTTCTCCCTGCTGGACGAGGGCGGGGTAGCGGTCGTGGGTTCGAAGGAAGccgcggtggtggtggtgctgGCCGTGGATTTGACGACGGCGGCCACAAACGCCTACGCCTGGACCATCACCATCCGGGTGACGGAGGCCATTCCAACCAATCTTACGCCTACGACAATCATCACGGCTACTACGATCAAGGTTATTACGATGAACCCGGCTACCAGCCGTCCTACCGCGGCCGTGGGACTCCTCGCGGCCGGGATCGTTTCGGTGGTCGAGGGCGTTTCCCGGGACGCGGTGGTCCACCCGCCGAGTCGGGGGCCGACGCGAGCGAAcacggcggcgacgaaaCCGCACAAGCGGCGGTCGGGCATCCCTCGCCGCTGGTGCAAACCGCCTTTGCTGGACGTTCCTACAGTTACCGTGGACGCGGACGCGGCCGGGGATACAACCCCGGTCGCGTCCACGTGCAAAAAATACTCGCACAAAATACATGGGTTCGCAAGAAGGATGGCGATGGTGCCGATGCTGACGCGGGCAAGGAATAG